The sequence TTAAGATTACTAGATTGATATTAGGCTTCAAATACAGGGCTGCCAATTGTTGAGTTCAGCTTGAAGTGAGAGGGCTTGGGTATGCAGGTAAGCATTTCTATAGACTGAGTTCTTTTTCATCTTCAGGGGGCGGAGACTAAGCAAGGGCTCAACCCTGGCCATCTGGTGAGGTTAGCAGCTACTCTATCTGGGCTCCTACATCCTCTGAGGCTTGAGCAGAAGTAAGGTGCATGGTCCTCAGTACAGCTGACAACAAGGCATtaagaagctggcttcatctgTCGAGTAAGTTGGATACAAGCGGGCGGGGCTTCACGGAGGAGGTGGAGTTAAGGAGAGGATTATTTTGACATAAAAATCAGAATTGCTAGTTAAATGAGGGGACTGCACGGTGTTGTGGTGGATAGTGTCATCACCACACAGCAATAAGGTTCTTggtacaaatcccagctggggaccttctgtgtggagttagcatgttctccctgtgtatgcgtgggttctttctgttgtttgtctctttgttgaccctgtgatggactggtgacccgtccagggtgtacccctcCTCTCGCCCAAAggctgctgggataggctccagccccctgtgaccctgtactggattaagtgggtatagaaaatggatgggtggatggtttGTTAAATTAGGAACATTCAAACAAAGGGGGTCTAAAAGAATTGCCAGGGTTGTGCTTTTGGGTAGTTTTTCACTTGctagtgacttcagacaccctaAGATTAAATTAGAGGTGAATCACTGCCGCCTTGGTCTTCCATGTGGCTGCACAGTTCTGTGGCACACATCGCCCATAATTGGTATCACAATAATCCAGCAGATGTTTCTCACTTTCTTCCTGATTGTTCTAAAAACTTTGTTTGTGCTCCCGATGCTGCTCTGTCCTGCCTCTACATGCTCTGTGAATTTCTTGCCATGTCTTCAGTTATCAGTCATcggttattcaattcaattcaaattcaaaatactttattcattacCGAGGGGGAAATTACAAGCAGTATTCACAGCACTAGTAAATCAATTTGTTGTGTGAGAGCGTGAGAAAAGAGGGAATTGCGTGAGTCTCACACTCAGTGCCTGCTAGTTGGCAGACCTGCTCACttctggtttcaaaaggatggTGACAGCTGAACGCAAACGCGAGGTTTCAAAATGGTAGTTAACAAATGGTTGACGTCATTGTCTGTCCACATCATACAGTTTATGGCTCCATGGGCTCCCATTAAAATGGTACATTCTCTGATTAAATATTAGATGAatattttttcccctcaagaTGTAATAGTGGGTTTTGCCACTTTTTATGGATCCTGTTCAGAGGACCTTGTGAAAATAACCACATAATCAAGTAGGCTTTCTGCTGAGGTATGTTGGCTGGCCTGATAGATAAACTTGGGAACCAGTAGTAGAGACTAAGAAGGTAGGATAAGCCAGCAGAAAGGGGAGTCTCATGCTTATGCTTTTAGTCATGGTGTTTTATCTTTTGTCGGCATAGTTGGTTATACATTTTACAGAGAgagtgcttttttaaaatttttataaATGTATCTATTCATTGTAAGTAAGTAGGTAAATTAGCAAACCTGGTCTCTCCTGACATAAAAAAATGACTTTCTGCAGATCAGACTTGGTTGAAAATAGCTGCAAAAATACAGGAAAATATTCGCCTGATCGTTTCAAGACATTTTCATGTGGAAATGTTACATATTCTCGATTAAAAAAGTTAACTGATGAGGTTGTCACATCTACTTAAACCTGCTTTCTGCACAAACTCCTGGGAGAAATACCATACCTTTAGTGGCTGAGTTTTTGACATTCCCATCAGATTAGATGCTAATTTTAAAGTAAATACAGCATAAATCGGATTTCTCCAAATGAATAAACCTTTGACCTCTTTAACAACAGGTATGTAAACATTCTAAATGCTGACCGAAGCAgcagtaggaaaacacatgaaTATGTTTGTCCTAATACAATGTGGATAGTGTAAAAAGAAGGTTAAAATCTGTTCATTGCAAACACACAGGAAACCTCAGTTCAACTGCATGATCTTTATTGGTTTTTGCTGATACTTCCAATTTTTCACTCAATTTCATCAACATCCACGTCAACAGTCCTGCTGCTTCCAACCACCTTTCCGTCCACAACTGTCTCCACCACTGTGATGACCTTTGTGACCActgaggaaaaggcaaaaaatgacattcatGAGCACATTTCATGGCATATCTCAAAGACATGACATCATGTTGATGATAAAGTTCTAAAGAATCCTTGCTTACCTTGTTTTGTGCTGGTAAtagagggaaaaagaaagaaaaataattagttTTCACCACTATTGTCCTTCCTTGTTTCACTTGTTATTTTTTAAAGCgtatgtgtttctttgttttcttcaggTCTCACCTCTCATCCTCCCCATCCAGCAGCCTCCTGTACTCCGCAATCTCCATCTCCAGACGGGTCTTGAGGTCCAGCAGCATGTCATACTCCTGCTTGGTACTGGTGATGTTGGCGTGGATCTGGGACAGCTGAGCCTCCAGACTCGTGACTGTGATCTGGAGGTTTGCTAGCTGTGCAGCGTAGCGTGCCTGAGTCTCTTCCAGGGTTCCCTCCAGAGACGCTTTCTGTTGCGGAAGCAGAGAGAAGTTGTGTGATGAAATTTTGCATATTCATAGTTGTGAGTGGAAAGCTCATTCAAAGGCCTGTTAAAGTGAGTCCATAACAAGGAAATGTAACTAATTGGCTTTACATGCAAATTAATTTTAGCCACGTTTTCATCAAAGGGTTGGTTTATTAGGATAACCAGTCAGTGGTGCAAAGTCTCCAGTGAAAGAAGAGAGCTCAACAAGATGACAAAATTAAGAGTGCCCGTCAAAGCTTTAAAGAAGCGGTGGGCAATGGAGACTTTTTAACACCTTCTATTGTAGCTGTAGGTCTTGGAAGAGCTCTGCTGAACAGCCCTGTGGTCATTTATTGAATCTGTGGATCTAATCCACTGAATCACATTTAACTCTCAAAGCTCAAACCATTGAAGTATTTCAAAGCTTTCCTGCAGCAAATGACTGGAGGTAACCGAAGATGCCTATCTGGCTCAGACTGATAGAAAAAGCCtacaaaaaaccccacaaagaTACCAAATtcccacttttcttttcttaattcACACAAAAACTAAATCTTCTTAAACTAAGTAAGTCATTGCAGCATTCTAGGGTTTATGCCCCAATCAATTTGTTCAGCCAGTACCTTTAATGGAGAGATATGAGAGTAAAATGGCCGTAAACGTTTTGTTACAAACAGAGTTAAATCTGCATTGTATGCAGCCTTGAAAATAAGGCATCACAGtctaaattcaagtagataaaCATATCTTAACGATAAATGGGAACATACCATGCTCAAAACGGACTGCAGTTCAATCTGAAGCCTCTGAAGGGTGGCCTTCAGCTCTTTAATCTCTGTGCGGGATGTCACCagaatttctgtgtgtgtgaccaCATCCTGCTCCACTGCTGTGATCTGAGCAGAAATACTTCACATGTTACATTTCCAATGAACTAATCAAAAGTCACTCAAATGGGGAGAGCTCTAACCTCTTTTCTCACCTTGTTTGTATACCACGACTCCAGTTCCTTACGGTTCTTGGCGATTACGCCCTCGTAGTGTTCCCTGATCTCTGACATGACCTGGTTCAGGTCTGTGGAGGGACCAGCGTCCACAGCCACATTGACCTGGCCGCCCATCCGACTCCTCAGTATAGCCAATTCCTGCACGGGATTAGGGTAAGAATTCAATGCACCAGAGCAAACAATCAAAGtaatttatcatttttgttATCATGATGAAGTGAGGGGTCGATATACAGTAATGCCTGTATGTTTTTGGATCTTTGATCTGTTTGTGTGAAGTAGTGGTGCTGGAAACACAGCAGCGATGAGCTAATGGAGCAAAAGGAAGAATACATGGAAGTGTGCAGAGAGAAAAGGGGCAGCACTGGGAAAAGCAGAAGGCAGCAGAGCTGTTTATAAAAACAGTGTGTAACATGGTACTTCCTCAGTTTTATCAGGGGTAAGTGAGAGGTCAAGTGTGTGAACTCTGATCAGCTGAGGCAACAATAGATGGTGAAGACAAATAGTGACAACTTCAACAATCACACAGAAAACAGCTCCTGAAAAGATGGATGATGTTGAACTTTCAGGTTCTGTGCATACTCCTTGTAGGTGTTGGCCTGTGTTGTATGAATATAATATATGTTGACATGTGTAAACTACCGTCAATAAGTGGTTTGAGAGTTTAAAATTGGTCCACCACTACATTCACtctattttatctgcactctcaCCTCTTCGTGGTTTCTCTTCAGCATGATGAGCTCTTCCTTCAGGGACTCATACTGACTCTCAAGATCCATCCTGCTCAGGTTCATGTCGTCCAACGCCCTCTTCATTGACGCAGTGTCAGCCTCCACAGCCAACCTCATGGTCAGCTCGTTTTCATACCTGAAAGGATTTCACACGGGAGGGCAGAAGAACAGGTCAGTGAGGTTTCGGTGTCTTATTAAGAGCAGAAGTTGTCAGGTAGGCATGAGTTCACGCTCTGATGCACGTGTGAAGTATCACTTAAGTGGCAGAGACGTAAACACGCAGAGAGCACACTCACTTCACTTTGAAATCCTCAGCAGCCAGTTTTGCATTGTCAATGTCCAACAATATCCTGGCGTTCAGCCTGGAGGCAACTCGAATCTGAGACAGAATAAACGATTAAACTAGTCGTGAAAAATGCGGTTAGGTTCACATTTGATACAGTTTTATGGGCTGATACAGGTGCCAGGGTTTGACACCTAAAAAATGTTTGTGTCGCAAAGGATCATGTCATCCTAAATGGCTGCAAATAGTTGCACTACAGCTCGACAAATAAATTGCATGGGTGAACTGTAAGATTCTTATGTGATTGTCAGCGTGACACTGAACACTGTCAGCAGGATGTGACTTACAGTCGGAATGTATCTGATACGGCAGTTGTGATAATTATAGCTGTGCCTTCTTAACTGTCGACAGGTTTCTGGTTTACTGACTCTAAAGCTGTGTTACTCTCACATTCCGTTCAGACACCTTCTCTTCCTCAAAAGATGCCCAGTGATACAATCTGACAAATGACGAGAGGAAGATAACAAAACCACTGAGACACAACCATATGCGTCGTCCTTGTCTTACCTTATCCTTCAAGTCCTCAATGGTGGCAAAGTAGCTGGAGTAGTCATTGCAGACCACAGTTCTGCTCTGGTACCACTCTCTGATCTGCCTTTCCAGGCCATCGTTCTCCTTCTCAAGGCTGCGCACCTTCTCCAGGTAGGAGGCCAGACGGTCGTTCAGGTTCTGCATGGTGGCCTTCTCGTTGGCACTAACATGGAGGTCAAGCCCATCAGCGAGGTTGAGGCCTCCTGACATTGGTGCATAGCCCATCTGGGAAGAGGAGATGCGGGTGCCACGACCTCCTGCTCCACCGTAGACACTCATGGTCTTCTGGTTGTAGGATTTCATGCTGAAAGACATGTTGGAGAGTCTGGATCTGAAACAGGTAGGATTACCAGAGTTGATCTGCAGTTGAAAGCATCAGTTTGGTCTCCTTGGTTATATAGCTGGTACACAGCAAAAAGTGGGAGTGGCTTGGAGAACGAACTTAAAAGGAGGAATGCAGCTAACATGGTACCCACCCACTCCTCTATACTTTCTCTTCATCACCACGGGTGTGGCGACTGATGGGAAGGGGTTTCTCCACCCATTTTCAGGTCAAACTTGTGATGCCACATTTTCTTCTTGCTCACTCAAACTCAGTCATTGCCCTCTCTATTATTCAGTTGCTTGAAAGCtgctttaaagacaaaaacataCTATTTAAATGTATGTGTTCCTGAAGAAACTGCGGTGCATGACCTTTGCTTTTAACATTTACACCTTCTAACTGCTCATAGCAGTGACAGAAATGACACGTACCAGTGACAGTTTCACCTCTATGAAACTTGGGGCCAAATGTTGGGGGCAGCTACGGTTGTTTTTGTGTCATTAGCCTCCAGGAAAAATGTTTAACTTCATGCTCTTTGATATTTACACAAAGAAAATACTTCTTTTACTATTTGGCTTGGCAACATTTATGCTATTCAAATCAGCCATAGCTACAGTCTGTGCTCGGGATTTTTAGCTGAAGCTAAGGTAAAGAACTACAATGGTGAGTGAGCAAGTTATAACGGCTGAACATGAATTTGTATGTGATGATTTTAAGGGCATTTTGGCTTGTTGATGTCAGCATTGAACTCAAACAGCGTGCGGCCTTACGGACGAAAGCTGTGTAGAAACTTGCACCTGTCTACACTGTCAGTGCTCACAGCTTATAGTTGCTGTCAGTGGTGCATTTTTACAATGAAGGTTGATGCCTTATCAGAAGATTTCAGAAGAAAGTTTTATCCTTTATCGTTTCACAGTACAttaattatttctttattaaagatACATTGTTTAATATTGAGGCAAAATCGAGTTTTAACAgatgttttaacttgttttattgTGAATCAGCACTCTTTTTTAAACCCTATTTACCTTCATGTCAGTAGCACATCCCCatcttggtaaaaaaaaaatgatcaccTGTCCTTAAAACAACATAGCTAGGATGTCTAAGTAATGGTTGCTCTGTAATTGATTGATGGTTTGTTATGCACCTGAGGAATGTCTGTCAGTTGGTGCGAAAAATAATCTTAAAGGCACAATTACGTAATTCTTTCCACGAACAAAATGACGTATAATACATGATGCCTTTTTGAGATGCTTAACCTAATTTTCTGATTTCTGATTGTTTTGTACTTTGAAATCGAGAACataaataggcaaggcaagtttatttgtatagcacaattcaactacaaggcgattcaaagtgctttacagggacattaaaacagtagaaataaaaagaaagaaagaaataagaacaatagataaaatcagataaaatcagtataaaatgtgattaagttttgagctttattgaaacgcagctgaaaataggtgtgtcttcaacctggaatACACTTAAGTTTTCACATTTTCCACAGTAAGCATTTTGACCAGTCATAACTGTGAGTTCAAACGGGAAACTAATCACATTAACTATGGCTTCATTCTGTTGTAGTGGAGCGAATTGATGTTATTAGTTACACCTGTGGTTTCCCTGCTGTGACATGTCAATGTCTCCCGTGAAAAAGATTAGATGCATGCATTGCTAACTATTAATgtgatatttttctttctcgGAACTGAATATGACCCAAGGCTGAATCTGGTTTTAtatttgaaacatttcagcaatgCTTATCAGCTGTAAAACTTTGTATTCGTTGCATGATTTTGATTTAAATAAGCTTTTCTCTTCACAAACCCTTTGGGTCCCTGAGCCCTCCAGTGATGCAGTAACCTGATGATAATGACAGGCCTGTGACACAGCCTTATCTGTTTTATCTTAATCCTTTTAAACATATTTCTCAGTGCATAGttgacaagattttttttttcttttgttctttaaaACAGTGAAAAATGTTGCCCTACCTGCCTCCCCAATACCCCTATGTATGGTATAAGGGAGGCAGGCAGGGGAGTTACCACAGTTTCCCTCCCTGATAAGCGATGTTGAAGACGTGTTTGCATACAGAGAGGTATGTCGGGTAGCATGCCTTTGTAATTATTTCTTTAAGAATAAATATTTTTCTCTGACTTTATATGAGAGTAACTGTATGTGGGCCTCTGTACTGTAGACAGCACCGGAGTCTGAAAAGGTTTTAGGACAGTATGTCTGATAAACTGTCAGTGGAGCACAAACGCAAACTGACACATTACAGTACCAGGATAGTAGAGTAGATACCacatttaggcaaggcaaggcaaggcaattttatttatagagcacaattcatgcacagggcaattcaaagtgcttcacagctacataaaatcacaagaaggcaataaaatcattaaaaagaaataaaaaataaaataaagaaattaaaaacccattaaaataatcatttgttatttaaaaagcaaagagtgcagataaaatacttccaGTTGtgatatgcacagctaaatagaaatgttttcagcctggctttaaacattgtcagagtggaggcctgtctcacatcttctggaaggctgttccagatgttaggagcgtcaaactgaaacgcagccgcaccttgtttagtcctgactctgggcaccagcaggagacccctccctgaggttctcagagcccgagttggttcatatggctttaacatgtcagagatgtactttggcacttgaccatgaagagacttgtacacgaacagagctgttttaaagtctattctctgagcgacaggaagccagtgcagagacctgagcactggactaatatggtcgtatttcctggttctagtcaggactcgagcagcagcgttctggatgtactgcagctgtcttacagcccgtttagagagcccagtgagcaggccgttacagtagtctaacctactggagacaaacgcatggatcagtctctctaagtctggtttagacactattcctttgattctggcaatgttttttagatggtaaaaagctgtggatgttactgatttaatgtggctgttaaagttcaggtctgagtccaatattaccccgagatttctaacttgatagttaggttttagagagagagtctcaaggtgactgataacactttctctttgtttctgttggccacagacaatgatttcagttttgtctgagtttagctggaggaaattgttttgcatccacacactgatctgttcaatgtagtgacacaatgtatctacaggcccgtgttctcctgccgtcagtgacatgtagatctgagtgtcatctgcatagttgtggtaggacacattatagctgcgtattagctggcctagtggaagcatgtacagattgaacaatacgggtcccaggattgacccctggggaaccccacaggtcatagccatttggtctgagacacagttaccaatttcaacaaaatatttcctgtcctccagataggacttgaaccagtttaaagcacgaccagagattcccacccagtcttctaacctctgtaataaggttgcatggtcaactgtgtcaaaggcagcactcaggttcagcagaactaagactgtgactctacttgcatctgtgttcaggcggatgtcatttgtcaccttgatcagagctgtctcagtgctgtggtggggcctaaagcctgattggaaagtatcaaaggcattgttagacaggagaaagtcaccaagctgttggtatacaactttttctaggactttgcctaagaatggcaggtttgatatgggccggtagttgttcagtacagtggcatcaagattgctcttctttagaaggggcttaatgacagcagtttttaaggcctttggaaatgttccagtctggagtgagatgttgactagatgagcgagttgtggtaacaaactgctcagcacagactttaggaatctagtgggcaactcatcaaggcagcacgttggtgaactcagactgcagatggtctcttctactgttttgtcagtaacaggtgtgaaatgtgtcagctttaggtgtctagctggctgcagagtagttatttgtgttttgGAAATtactgcatttttaatgccttgaactttgtcattaaagaatattgcaaactcattacacttggatgtagacatgagttctaaaggcagtgaaactggagggtttgttaatctgtttactgtaggaaacaggacacgagagttgttactgcagtttttgatgatttcagaaaaataactctcccttgttctacgtgaagtctggttgaacacacatagcttttctttgtaagtctcataatgaacctggagctttgacttgcgccatttccgttcggctctctgGCACTCCCTTTtttgtgccctgaccgactcttctttcctccatggcgccctttgcctacttttaactattctaaccttgacaggagcactggtatccaaaacatttaagagacttgatgtgtaagagttcaacagatcatcaacatcagaacacagggtgttctcaaacctaatcatttccataaactgtgtccctgttctgtcatttatgagtcttccccgaacaactgcagacccagctgctgatttgggtaaagtagataggtcgaagaaaacacagaaatgatcagataaagcaacatcgacgacattcacgtttgaaataacaacaccccttgaaatgagcacatctagagtgtgccctctgttgtgggtgggctcagtcacatgctgagttagaccaaacatttcaaggacagcagtgagctctttagcttccttgttatgcgctacgtccacatgaacattcaagtcccctgttatgactaaacagtcacaagcagtgcacacaattgaaagtagttcagtaaaatcatgaataaaacaattctgtggtggtttataaatggtgatataaagtatggaagattgttttatctccattttgaaagacacatactcaaatgatgaaaaaaacccaaatgacaacttgtgggtgggtatattgtccctgaacatggcacaaacacccccacccctctggttttctcgtgtttcagacacaaaattgaagtgaggtggaccagactcaatcaggactgcatttgctgtgtttttgtcgagccacgtctcagttaaaaacataaaatcaagattgtgagaggaaataaaactattaattaagaatgatttgttacttaaagatctgacattgagtactgcgtgtttgagattagttatagttgaactggatgctgtgttcttgcaagggatatggataagatttctctggttggacagtctgattgtccctctcttcactccatccttggacctctggttgagatggtgtttaccaacacagaggcccttagcgtcctagacaacagcgttgacgctgttggaaatgacagctgtgggcaccggtggtgggggccaagctgggggggctttggtcgatggagtaggctggggagggagaggggacTTTCTCTGCAATGAAAGTTTTCACTCCAGTTTTAATTTTGCTTTCCTTTTATTCAACCATTCTAGATACAATTAagagttgggtttttttttaggggTAAATAGGACATAGGAGGTGTAGAAAACAGCTTTCAAGAATGTCCTTAATTGAATATTACCTCAGTTTAAAGATGAACTAATTGTAAAGTCACTTTTTCGGACGAATTAATGAGAAGAAACTGCACTCGGTGCTTGGAAACGGCAGCTGTTTACTAAAATTTGACATATCAGACAGTTTAATGCATAAAAGTAATTGTAAATAGTGGTGTCAAACCCATTGTTATTAGTTCTTATCTAAGTACAGATAAATTTAGCTAAACTTTttggctaaactaaaaaggttaTAGGGGAATACATTGCATTAAAGGAACCAATCTATATGCTTTTATAACCAACAGCTTCAAACCTCGTCGTCACGTCATGTATCATAAGCTAGTATTCCGTGTGATAATAAAATCCCAAAAGGTTGGGCTGCTGcgtaaaatgtcaataaaaacagaatggaatgatttgcaaatctcacaaACTGATATtttata is a genomic window of Odontesthes bonariensis isolate fOdoBon6 chromosome 4, fOdoBon6.hap1, whole genome shotgun sequence containing:
- the krt98 gene encoding keratin 98; protein product: MSFSMKSYNQKTMSVYGGAGGRGTRISSSQMGYAPMSGGLNLADGLDLHVSANEKATMQNLNDRLASYLEKVRSLEKENDGLERQIREWYQSRTVVCNDYSSYFATIEDLKDKIRVASRLNARILLDIDNAKLAAEDFKVKYENELTMRLAVEADTASMKRALDDMNLSRMDLESQYESLKEELIMLKRNHEEELAILRSRMGGQVNVAVDAGPSTDLNQVMSEIREHYEGVIAKNRKELESWYTNKITAVEQDVVTHTEILVTSRTEIKELKATLQRLQIELQSVLSMKASLEGTLEETQARYAAQLANLQITVTSLEAQLSQIHANITSTKQEYDMLLDLKTRLEMEIAEYRRLLDGEDESTKQVVTKVITVVETVVDGKVVGSSRTVDVDVDEIE